AATAATGTATACCCTGGGAACGAAGATGAAGCACGTGACCCACCAGTTGTCCCTCCTCACCTGCATCGTACCTTGCTTAGGTACCCTGCTAGCGTGAACACATCCGGGAATCTTCCCTTGCCTGAAAACGTGATTCTAAATCATCTTTACATTGAAAACCGAGAACCACCAAGATCTGTGGTGGCACTTGGGTTCACTCAACGCTTTCGTGCAAAATATGTTACTGTTGTGCTATACAAACCAGTTCCAAGAAGGGGAAGTAGCAATACTTAATGCATGAATCAAGAGTAGACCTTGATTGGGTTGGTTGTTTGCCTTTGTGATGCAATTAGTTGCAATAGATTCGAATACAGAAATAGCAGAAAGAAGTATTTATTGGTTTCGGAGCAGTTGATGGCTTGGAGGTTTTCCATTGAACCTTAAGTCAACACTTATCGATTACATTTAGAGTTgttctacatatatatatatatatatatataaagctcTCTTTATTCTTTTAGACTGGTATGTGTGGTGTTGTGAGCTTGTTAGCTGCCTAAGTAAGGTACTAAAAGCTCTTGTATTTGTGGGGCATTTAATCAAAGGGATCATTCATTTTGATGGGCATGCGTGCCATAGTTGTCGAATTCACCAA
The Gossypium raimondii isolate GPD5lz chromosome 8, ASM2569854v1, whole genome shotgun sequence DNA segment above includes these coding regions:
- the LOC105792406 gene encoding SNF1-related protein kinase regulatory subunit beta-3, with product MNNQYGEDKDEATVMGFEVPRSPDSSYNNVYPGNEDEARDPPVVPPHLHRTLLRYPASVNTSGNLPLPENVILNHLYIENREPPRSVVALGFTQRFRAKYVTVVLYKPVPRRGSSNT